From SAR324 cluster bacterium, a single genomic window includes:
- a CDS encoding MurR/RpiR family transcriptional regulator yields the protein MTNLPLPDTYERLITQVTEQFPKMKKSFQRITRFMVQNPNAMAVESVKVIADQAGVQPSSLVRFAKHMGYNGFSEMKRVFQSHLISTASSKERLESFSNEVSPESSNSTASFLQSLVSNDIAALNDLRHSISSEVLEKAVSLLEEADTIYVLGQLRSLSVAYYIRYLLLYLRQNVRLLDSSGGLATEEAELMNEKSLLVAVSFRYYAREVVDIVEGTARKKIPILAFTDSQLSPLHKHATCSLVVPGAGHKFSYSLAATMCLAQSLIISMASRLQIEGSQEELNPQDLLGSNDPKVLQRISPSKPYHFEQN from the coding sequence ATGACGAACCTCCCGCTACCTGATACCTATGAACGGTTGATCACGCAGGTGACCGAGCAGTTTCCGAAGATGAAGAAAAGTTTTCAGCGTATTACACGTTTTATGGTTCAGAACCCAAATGCGATGGCTGTTGAATCCGTCAAAGTGATTGCGGACCAAGCCGGGGTTCAACCTTCCTCCTTGGTACGTTTCGCAAAGCACATGGGCTACAATGGCTTCAGCGAAATGAAGCGTGTTTTTCAATCTCACCTGATTTCCACAGCTAGTTCGAAAGAACGCCTGGAATCATTTAGTAACGAGGTCTCACCGGAGTCGAGTAATTCGACTGCCTCATTCCTGCAGTCCTTGGTAAGTAATGACATTGCAGCCCTGAATGACCTCAGACACAGTATTTCTTCCGAAGTACTGGAAAAGGCTGTTTCGTTGTTGGAGGAAGCAGACACAATCTATGTTTTGGGGCAATTGCGTTCACTCTCAGTAGCCTACTACATTCGTTACTTGTTACTTTATCTCCGACAAAATGTTCGGCTCCTCGATAGCTCCGGCGGACTAGCCACTGAGGAAGCAGAGTTGATGAATGAGAAGTCCCTGCTAGTTGCCGTTTCCTTCCGCTATTATGCTCGGGAAGTTGTAGATATTGTTGAGGGAACAGCCCGCAAGAAAATTCCGATTCTGGCTTTTACGGATAGTCAACTGAGCCCTCTGCATAAACATGCCACTTGCTCGCTTGTCGTACCTGGTGCAGGTCATAAATTCAGTTATTCATTGGCTGCCACGATGTGCCTAGCACAAAGCCTCATTATCAGCATGGCCAGCCGACTCCAGATTGAAGGTTCCCAGGAGGAACTCAATCCACAGGACCTTCTAGGATCAAATGACCCCAAGGTTTTGCAAAGAATCTCACCCTCGAAGCCATATCATTTTGAGCAGAATTGA
- the iolE gene encoding myo-inosose-2 dehydratase encodes MSVQLAVAPIAWSNSDLPQLGGDTPLETCLRESREAGFTGTESGAKYPMNPEKLGPLLKQFDLKLASGWFSGTLRECSVDEEWQNLQEMLYTFKSLQAPVLVYAETSGSVQTKQQIPVSQRPVMPDEEYPEYGRKLTEIADRMAEYGVPMVYHHHMGTVIETEREVDLLMANTRPNVNLLIDTGHLTFAGGNVEATTRRHGHRVKHVHCKDIRADVYKRVQAEDMSFLDAVLEGVFTVPGDGSIDFHNFAKVLSDIKYSGWIVVEAEQDPEKANPLVYSRMGHQHLTDALQKAAIEIQA; translated from the coding sequence ATGAGTGTTCAACTTGCTGTTGCCCCGATTGCTTGGTCCAACAGTGATCTGCCCCAATTAGGGGGAGACACTCCATTGGAAACATGTTTGCGGGAGAGTCGTGAGGCGGGGTTTACTGGAACAGAAAGTGGCGCGAAGTATCCCATGAATCCTGAAAAACTTGGACCACTGCTCAAACAGTTTGATCTCAAGCTGGCCTCAGGTTGGTTCTCTGGAACCCTACGCGAGTGCAGTGTTGATGAAGAATGGCAAAATCTTCAGGAAATGCTCTACACCTTCAAATCTCTGCAAGCTCCTGTTTTGGTTTATGCTGAAACCAGTGGAAGCGTCCAAACAAAGCAGCAAATTCCAGTCTCCCAGCGTCCCGTCATGCCAGACGAAGAATACCCGGAATATGGGCGAAAATTGACAGAAATCGCCGATCGCATGGCAGAGTATGGAGTGCCAATGGTCTATCATCATCACATGGGAACAGTCATTGAGACGGAGCGAGAAGTCGACCTTTTGATGGCCAACACCAGGCCCAACGTGAATTTATTGATTGACACAGGGCACCTTACTTTCGCAGGTGGCAATGTAGAGGCAACCACCCGTCGTCATGGGCATCGGGTGAAACATGTACACTGCAAAGACATCCGGGCAGATGTCTACAAAAGAGTTCAGGCCGAAGACATGAGCTTCCTCGATGCTGTGCTGGAGGGAGTCTTCACCGTCCCTGGAGATGGCTCGATAGACTTTCACAACTTCGCCAAGGTACTCTCAGACATCAAATACAGTGGATGGATTGTAGTCGAAGCAGAGCAAGACCCTGAAAAAGCCAATCCCCTGGTTTACTCAAGGATGGGTCATCAGCACTTGACCGATGCACTTCAAAAAGCTGCAATCGAAATTCAGGCCTGA
- the iolD gene encoding 3D-(3,5/4)-trihydroxycyclohexane-1,2-dione acylhydrolase (decyclizing), whose amino-acid sequence MKTIRLTMAQALVRYLVNQHTMIDGKKEPLFPGVFAIFGHGNVTCLGEALESVRDVMPTWRGQNEQSMGLAAVAFAKASRRRQIMVATSSIGPGCTNFLTAAGTAHSNRLPVLFLSGDTFSNRLPDPVLQQVEHFQDPTLTVADAFKSCTRFWDRITHPAQLMVSLPQAVATMMDPATSGPAFIALPQDIQAVAYDYPEVFFEEKIHRSPRPRPDQDSIAEAAVILKSAQKPMIVVGGGIFYSGAVDTLTSFAEKHGIPVTETIAGRSQMLHDHKLNAGPLGVIGSSSANALAAEADVVLAVGTRLQDFTTGSWSVFGNESMRLIAINAASFDAHKHRALSVVGDAMVGLEDLSSALGNWSGNPAWIETAQGHYAEWNRTVDQHSGPSDAVPPSYGQVVGAINRSCDSTDLALTAAGGLPGELCKNWKTRSIGTFDCEFGFSCMGYEIAGGWGAKMADPSRDVIVFVGDGSYLMLNSDIYSTVLTGHKMIVIVCDNGGFSVINRLQNFKGSASFNNLLQDCKVENLQGVDFVQHATSMGALGEQVESVAELEAAFKRAKAADRTYVICIKTQPSQWTPGDAWWDVGVPEVSDREEVRQARSDHSEGQKSQRLGV is encoded by the coding sequence ATGAAAACGATTCGACTAACGATGGCCCAGGCACTAGTTCGCTATCTTGTCAACCAACACACGATGATTGATGGCAAGAAGGAGCCCTTGTTTCCAGGGGTTTTTGCAATTTTTGGCCATGGCAATGTTACATGTCTGGGTGAGGCTCTGGAGTCAGTTCGCGATGTGATGCCTACTTGGCGGGGTCAGAATGAACAATCAATGGGTTTGGCTGCGGTTGCTTTTGCCAAGGCAAGCCGCCGACGTCAGATCATGGTTGCCACCTCCTCAATTGGCCCTGGCTGTACAAATTTTCTGACAGCTGCCGGAACAGCCCATTCGAATCGGTTGCCTGTTCTTTTCCTATCTGGAGATACCTTCTCTAATCGGCTACCTGATCCGGTCCTGCAGCAGGTTGAACATTTTCAAGATCCTACATTGACTGTCGCAGACGCCTTCAAGTCTTGTACACGATTCTGGGATCGCATTACCCATCCAGCACAGTTGATGGTCTCCCTCCCACAAGCGGTTGCGACAATGATGGACCCAGCTACTTCTGGTCCAGCTTTCATTGCCCTACCCCAGGATATCCAAGCGGTTGCTTATGATTATCCAGAGGTTTTCTTTGAGGAGAAGATTCACCGAAGTCCACGACCTCGGCCAGATCAGGATAGTATTGCTGAGGCAGCAGTAATCTTGAAGTCAGCCCAAAAACCAATGATTGTTGTCGGTGGAGGGATATTTTACTCAGGCGCAGTCGATACTCTGACCAGTTTTGCAGAAAAACACGGTATCCCCGTTACAGAGACAATCGCCGGTCGATCACAGATGCTGCACGACCATAAACTGAATGCTGGGCCACTCGGTGTGATCGGTTCAAGCTCTGCAAATGCACTTGCTGCAGAGGCCGATGTCGTTCTTGCTGTGGGAACTCGTCTACAAGATTTCACCACGGGTTCATGGTCTGTCTTTGGCAATGAGTCAATGAGGTTGATTGCGATCAACGCAGCAAGCTTCGATGCTCACAAGCACCGGGCGCTTTCTGTAGTTGGTGACGCCATGGTTGGCTTGGAAGATCTAAGCAGTGCTCTGGGTAACTGGTCAGGCAATCCAGCTTGGATCGAAACAGCGCAGGGGCATTATGCAGAGTGGAACCGGACTGTAGATCAGCATTCCGGGCCATCAGATGCTGTTCCTCCAAGCTACGGACAGGTCGTTGGTGCCATCAACAGAAGCTGTGATAGCACTGACTTGGCCCTGACTGCAGCAGGTGGATTACCTGGTGAACTTTGTAAAAACTGGAAGACACGCTCAATTGGCACTTTTGACTGTGAGTTTGGCTTCTCCTGTATGGGTTATGAAATCGCAGGTGGTTGGGGAGCCAAAATGGCAGACCCATCCCGAGACGTCATCGTCTTTGTCGGCGATGGATCTTACCTAATGTTGAATAGTGACATTTACAGCACTGTGCTGACAGGACATAAGATGATCGTAATTGTCTGTGACAACGGAGGCTTCTCCGTGATCAATCGCTTACAAAATTTTAAGGGCAGCGCTTCTTTCAACAATCTCCTACAGGACTGTAAAGTAGAGAACCTACAAGGAGTTGATTTCGTTCAGCACGCCACCAGCATGGGGGCTCTCGGTGAGCAAGTGGAGAGCGTTGCAGAGTTGGAAGCTGCATTCAAACGTGCGAAAGCAGCGGATCGCACTTATGTCATCTGCATCAAAACACAGCCATCACAATGGACGCCAGGAGATGCTTGGTGGGATGTCGGAGTCCCAGAAGTGAGTGACCGTGAAGAAGTTCGTCAAGCAAGGTCTGATCATTCCGAGGGCCAGAAAAGTCAACGCTTGGGTGTTTAA
- a CDS encoding Gfo/Idh/MocA family oxidoreductase — protein sequence MKTLGIGLIGSGFMGRCHVNAYNSISSIFEVSQKPVLKMIADASPELASQQAKALQFEQSTADWQELVQHPEVDIVDITAPNHLHHPIAIAAMNLGKPVYCEKPLACKLAEAQEMANLAKSKQIPTLVGYNYLQNPLLRTAREIVQSGEIGEPIAFRGVHAEDYMANPLSPYTTRLDASQGGGVLYDLGSHIISLARYVVGPIQEVLGNLTTVVPERPSGETTRQVYVDDQTHCLVRFENGCVGTVEASWMAWGRKMHLAFELTCTKGTLVFNQEQFNELRLYDSNQKAGRDGFKTLLSGPDHPHYSAFCPAPGHQLGFNELKVIELLQLLRALEGGDACWPDFTEAFEIQKVLEAVKLSSEEVRWCAPQSMITN from the coding sequence ATGAAGACACTAGGAATCGGACTGATCGGTTCCGGATTCATGGGGCGTTGCCATGTCAACGCCTACAATTCAATATCCAGCATCTTTGAAGTCTCTCAAAAACCAGTACTGAAGATGATTGCTGATGCATCCCCTGAGCTAGCCAGTCAACAAGCAAAGGCTCTACAATTTGAACAGAGCACTGCCGATTGGCAGGAGTTGGTGCAACATCCTGAAGTCGATATCGTTGATATCACGGCTCCAAACCATTTGCACCACCCAATCGCAATCGCTGCGATGAACTTGGGTAAACCCGTTTACTGTGAGAAGCCACTGGCTTGTAAACTTGCTGAAGCCCAAGAGATGGCTAATTTGGCCAAGTCAAAGCAGATCCCCACACTTGTGGGGTATAACTATCTGCAGAACCCCCTCCTGAGAACGGCTCGAGAGATTGTTCAAAGTGGTGAAATCGGGGAACCGATTGCTTTCAGAGGGGTACATGCAGAAGACTACATGGCCAATCCTCTGTCACCATACACCACTCGACTGGATGCTTCTCAGGGAGGAGGAGTGCTGTATGACTTGGGAAGTCATATCATTTCCCTGGCTCGCTACGTGGTGGGACCAATTCAAGAAGTTTTGGGAAATCTGACGACTGTTGTTCCCGAAAGGCCAAGTGGAGAAACAACTCGCCAGGTTTATGTTGATGACCAAACCCACTGCCTTGTGAGGTTTGAAAACGGCTGTGTTGGCACAGTGGAGGCTAGTTGGATGGCCTGGGGGAGGAAGATGCACCTTGCTTTTGAGCTGACTTGTACGAAAGGAACACTTGTCTTCAATCAGGAACAGTTCAATGAGTTAAGACTTTATGATTCCAACCAGAAAGCGGGCCGAGATGGTTTTAAAACATTGCTTTCCGGACCAGACCACCCTCACTACAGTGCTTTCTGTCCAGCACCTGGGCATCAACTTGGCTTTAATGAACTGAAGGTGATTGAGCTGCTACAACTGCTACGTGCACTGGAAGGTGGAGATGCCTGCTGGCCTGATTTCACTGAAGCTTTTGAAATTCAAAAAGTGTTGGAAGCGGTCAAGCTTTCATCAGAAGAAGTAAGGTGGTGTGCCCCACAATCAATGATTACAAATTGA
- a CDS encoding hydroxyacid dehydrogenase, which produces MTTPRGHVLLLGKIHEDAMQLLRSYNELTHEVLEKPAGNEISSKLAQADALIVRTAQLSAELMDKGHQLKIVARHGVGYDNVPVGVLSRKKIPLATTGNANAVTVAEHALYLMLTLAKRGSAFDRAMREGDWESRNCLQGTEILGKNLLLMGFGRIGREVAKRALVFGMRVHVFDPYVNPEQVRDAGTIHISNLEAFLPDTDFLSLHLPFTPQNRHIIGAAEIKALPTTAYVINTARGGLIDEEELLKTLDAGELAGAGLDCFEQEPPPRNMELLRSNKVVLSPHNASLTAECTRRLGLVCVENVVDALTGRLQRDRVVNWEEVYS; this is translated from the coding sequence ATGACGACTCCCCGTGGGCACGTACTACTGCTTGGTAAAATTCATGAGGACGCAATGCAGTTACTGCGATCCTACAATGAGTTAACCCATGAGGTCTTGGAGAAACCTGCTGGGAATGAAATCTCCAGCAAGTTAGCACAGGCAGATGCCTTAATCGTGCGGACCGCTCAGTTGTCTGCAGAATTGATGGATAAAGGGCATCAACTTAAAATTGTGGCTCGCCATGGAGTGGGATATGACAATGTGCCTGTTGGGGTGCTTTCTAGAAAGAAAATCCCCTTGGCAACCACTGGAAATGCAAATGCCGTTACTGTAGCCGAACATGCGCTGTACTTGATGCTAACTCTGGCGAAACGTGGGAGTGCCTTCGATCGGGCAATGAGAGAAGGTGATTGGGAATCGCGTAATTGTCTCCAGGGCACAGAGATACTTGGAAAAAATCTCTTGCTTATGGGCTTTGGTCGGATTGGTCGAGAAGTGGCCAAACGTGCCCTAGTTTTTGGAATGCGAGTACACGTTTTTGATCCTTATGTGAATCCAGAGCAAGTTAGAGATGCAGGGACAATCCATATCAGCAATCTTGAGGCTTTTCTACCTGATACAGATTTCCTCAGCCTACATCTGCCATTCACTCCTCAAAATCGACATATTATTGGAGCAGCTGAGATCAAGGCTCTTCCAACTACAGCTTATGTTATCAATACTGCACGTGGTGGGTTAATTGATGAGGAAGAGCTTCTCAAAACTCTAGATGCCGGAGAATTAGCTGGGGCCGGATTGGATTGCTTTGAGCAAGAGCCTCCCCCACGCAACATGGAGTTATTGAGGTCTAACAAAGTCGTATTGAGTCCTCACAATGCCAGCTTAACAGCAGAATGCACCCGTCGACTTGGGTTGGTCTGTGTTGAAAATGTGGTAGATGCCCTGACAGGGCGATTGCAAAGGGATCGTGTTGTCAATTGGGAGGAGGTTTACTCTTGA
- a CDS encoding aldolase/citrate lyase family protein, whose product MRPNPLIKMLNEDRAIVNGWLAIPNSFSAEVMAHQGWDSLTVDMQHGVSDYQNAVTMFQAISTTSTAPLTRVPWLEEGIIMRMLDAGAYGVICPMINKASDAERFVQACYYPPLGQRSFGPIRALFSLGADYPSHANDEILPIAMIETKEALDNLDDILKVEGIRMVYIGPSDLGNSLGRVPTFDQEDPIVLEAIDMILRKATEHGVAAGIHNGTPEYALRMIEKGFRFVTIASDSRLMASAAQGVLMKMRADMPESPSSSSY is encoded by the coding sequence ATGCGTCCAAATCCACTGATCAAAATGCTCAACGAAGACCGCGCTATCGTTAATGGATGGCTGGCGATTCCAAATTCTTTCTCTGCAGAGGTGATGGCGCACCAAGGATGGGATTCACTGACAGTCGACATGCAACATGGTGTCTCCGACTATCAGAATGCAGTGACAATGTTCCAGGCGATCAGCACGACTAGCACAGCACCATTGACCAGAGTCCCATGGTTGGAAGAAGGGATCATCATGCGCATGTTAGATGCGGGAGCCTACGGAGTAATTTGTCCAATGATCAACAAGGCATCTGATGCAGAGCGCTTTGTGCAGGCCTGTTATTATCCACCCCTTGGACAACGCAGCTTTGGGCCAATCAGAGCCCTCTTCAGTTTGGGAGCAGACTACCCTTCTCATGCCAATGATGAGATTCTTCCAATCGCTATGATTGAAACCAAGGAGGCACTGGATAACCTGGATGATATTCTGAAGGTAGAGGGCATTCGCATGGTCTACATTGGTCCTTCAGATCTAGGGAACTCTCTTGGAAGAGTCCCAACTTTTGACCAGGAGGACCCGATCGTTTTGGAAGCGATTGATATGATTCTACGAAAAGCAACTGAGCATGGTGTTGCAGCTGGTATTCACAACGGGACACCGGAGTATGCTCTAAGAATGATTGAAAAGGGTTTCCGCTTCGTAACTATCGCTTCGGACTCCCGGTTGATGGCCAGCGCCGCCCAAGGTGTTTTGATGAAGATGCGAGCAGATATGCCTGAATCCCCAAGCTCCAGTTCTTACTGA
- a CDS encoding aldehyde dehydrogenase family protein, whose amino-acid sequence MRKMFINGAWSESPKSSPVIRSFNGETVDHIPDATDEQVEQTLKAAQKVSKILAQMPAHERARILNKAAALIDDNVEELAKLVSLEVGKPISEARGEAGRVGELLRLSVFEGTQVRGESLPLDAQVGAGKDKLGFTMRVPCGVVLAITPFNYPLLLVMHKIGPALSAGNAVILKPAKQTSLSALRMTELFYEAGLPENALQTITGSGSRLGKLLCADKRVRKISFTGSTDVGEQITRIAGVKKLSLELGSSCPMIVMPDTNLDQVAAATATGGFVNAGQVCISLQRVVVHQKVYSDYLDAVKSAVEEISVGDPMKESTKLSAMINEAEAARVSDWLQEAVQGGARLIAGGDREKAIVQPTVIADVKPGMRLATQELFGPAIGVAPVESFDEAMEIANGVNYGLGASIFTKDVNTALRFAQQIESGNAMINWSPLWRADLMPYGGFKGSGIGKEGPRYAVEEMTELKTVAFHGL is encoded by the coding sequence ATGCGCAAAATGTTCATTAATGGAGCTTGGTCTGAGTCTCCAAAAAGCTCACCAGTGATTCGCTCCTTCAATGGAGAAACTGTGGATCACATTCCAGATGCCACAGATGAGCAAGTAGAGCAGACCCTCAAGGCAGCCCAAAAGGTGTCAAAAATATTGGCACAAATGCCAGCCCATGAACGAGCCAGAATTCTTAACAAGGCTGCAGCGTTGATTGATGATAATGTGGAGGAGTTGGCCAAATTGGTCTCTCTTGAAGTTGGGAAACCCATCTCAGAAGCTAGAGGGGAAGCAGGACGTGTGGGTGAATTGTTGAGACTCTCTGTGTTTGAAGGCACTCAAGTGCGTGGGGAGAGTCTTCCTTTAGACGCACAAGTCGGTGCTGGCAAAGACAAATTGGGTTTCACTATGCGAGTACCCTGTGGAGTCGTGTTGGCTATCACCCCCTTCAACTATCCATTACTGCTCGTGATGCACAAAATTGGACCTGCCCTGAGTGCAGGAAATGCCGTGATCTTAAAACCAGCTAAGCAGACCTCACTCTCAGCTTTGCGGATGACGGAACTCTTTTACGAGGCGGGCCTTCCTGAAAATGCTCTGCAAACCATCACAGGTTCTGGTTCACGATTGGGGAAGTTACTCTGTGCCGATAAGCGAGTGCGCAAAATCAGCTTCACGGGAAGTACCGATGTTGGTGAACAGATCACCCGAATTGCAGGGGTCAAGAAGCTCTCCCTAGAGCTTGGTTCAAGCTGTCCCATGATAGTGATGCCAGACACTAATCTTGACCAAGTAGCGGCTGCGACAGCAACAGGAGGCTTTGTCAATGCAGGACAGGTTTGTATTTCCCTTCAGAGAGTCGTTGTCCATCAAAAAGTCTATTCTGACTATTTAGATGCAGTCAAGAGTGCTGTGGAGGAGATTTCCGTGGGTGATCCCATGAAAGAATCTACCAAGCTCAGTGCGATGATCAACGAAGCAGAAGCAGCACGTGTGTCAGATTGGCTCCAAGAAGCAGTCCAAGGCGGAGCTCGTCTAATTGCAGGGGGCGATCGTGAAAAAGCCATTGTTCAACCGACAGTCATTGCTGATGTCAAACCCGGTATGAGACTCGCCACGCAAGAACTCTTTGGTCCCGCAATTGGGGTTGCGCCTGTGGAGAGCTTTGACGAGGCGATGGAAATTGCTAATGGTGTGAATTATGGACTTGGAGCCAGTATTTTCACAAAAGATGTCAACACAGCCTTACGCTTCGCTCAACAGATTGAGAGTGGGAATGCCATGATTAACTGGTCCCCACTTTGGAGAGCTGATCTGATGCCCTATGGAGGCTTCAAGGGTAGCGGTATTGGCAAAGAAGGTCCTCGCTACGCCGTAGAAGAGATGACTGAGTTGAAGACTGTAGCGTTCCACGGCTTGTGA